A genomic segment from bacterium encodes:
- a CDS encoding histidine phosphatase family protein produces the protein MRIYFVTHSTSVDNEAGIASGHLDTGLSARGRGEAAELPARLAGLPFGAVFCSSLRRAIETAEIAFGGTYPIRADARLDEVDYGDYAGMSVPALDTVRGGYIDVAFPHGESYRQRTALVEAFLSELRQAPGADAVLIVGCRATKWALDVLLDGRTLAAVVTSPFQWRPYWPYTLARRE, from the coding sequence GTGCGGATCTATTTCGTCACGCACTCGACCTCGGTGGACAATGAAGCCGGGATCGCGTCGGGCCACCTGGATACCGGCCTGTCCGCGCGCGGCCGGGGGGAGGCCGCCGAGTTGCCGGCCCGCCTCGCCGGGCTGCCATTCGGGGCCGTCTTCTGCTCGTCGCTGCGCCGCGCGATCGAGACGGCCGAGATCGCGTTCGGCGGCACGTACCCGATTCGCGCCGACGCCCGGCTGGACGAGGTCGACTACGGCGACTACGCGGGGATGTCCGTTCCGGCGCTCGACACGGTGCGGGGCGGGTACATCGACGTCGCGTTCCCGCATGGTGAAAGCTACCGGCAGCGAACGGCGCTCGTGGAGGCCTTCCTGTCGGAACTCCGGCAGGCCCCCGGCGCGGACGCGGTCCTGATTGTCGGATGCCGCGCGACCAAGTGGGCGCTCGACGTGCTGCTCGACGGCCGGACGCTTGCCGCGGTGGTGACGAGTCCCTTCCAGTGGCGGCCGTATTGGCCCTACACGCTCGCTCGCCGGGAATGA
- a CDS encoding MOSC domain-containing protein, giving the protein MDGDRQAALSVHGGPSKAAYVYPAEHYEYWRRELPEMTLPWGMFGENLTAEWLREDAINIGDRCRVGSAEVIVTEPRLPCYKLGVKFGRQDIVERFLASGRTGFCLAVVREGLVEAGDAVELIERDPHGVTVADITRLYAHDKTNRNLLARAVQVPALPDRWRAYVHDRIEKLGATADPGRPSPGRGRA; this is encoded by the coding sequence CTGGATGGAGACCGGCAGGCCGCCTTATCGGTCCACGGCGGGCCGAGCAAGGCGGCGTACGTGTACCCAGCCGAGCACTATGAGTATTGGCGCCGTGAGTTGCCCGAGATGACGCTGCCGTGGGGGATGTTTGGCGAGAACCTCACCGCCGAATGGCTGCGGGAGGACGCGATCAACATCGGGGATCGGTGTCGCGTGGGGTCGGCGGAAGTGATCGTCACCGAACCCCGCCTGCCGTGTTACAAGCTCGGCGTCAAATTTGGGCGCCAGGACATCGTCGAGCGCTTCCTCGCGAGCGGCCGCACGGGCTTCTGCCTCGCGGTCGTGCGCGAAGGACTGGTTGAAGCGGGGGACGCGGTCGAGTTGATCGAGCGGGACCCTCACGGGGTGACGGTCGCGGACATCACACGATTGTACGCGCACGACAAGACCAATCGGAATCTGCTCGCCCGTGCCGTACAGGTTCCGGCCCTGCCCGACCGCTGGCGGGCTTACGTCCACGATCGCATCGAGAAGCTCGGGGCGACGGCGGATCCCGGGCGCCCCTCGCCCGGGCGTGGCCGGGCATGA
- a CDS encoding HAD family phosphatase, producing the protein MIRAMIFDLDGTLVETERLKALSYARAVAELCPGAFAEQDVVEAFKDVVGRSRDEVAAALTARFALHSAAEARAREFGVSEPWQVLARLRLPYYEAILADPEVLRASRWPHNIALLHSARRMGCKTGLASMSYGDQVRRVLKVLALEDAFDFIAARDDVVHPKPDPEIYFLVAGRLGVPPGECLVIEDSPVGVQAAVSAGMPVIAVTTPFTRGQFAERDVLDRRWVVDDPGTLPDVVRQRMAAPRGDGGR; encoded by the coding sequence ATGATTCGGGCGATGATCTTCGATCTCGACGGGACGCTTGTCGAGACCGAGCGGTTGAAGGCCCTATCCTATGCGCGTGCCGTGGCCGAACTGTGTCCGGGCGCGTTTGCCGAGCAGGACGTCGTGGAGGCATTCAAGGATGTCGTGGGCCGCTCCCGCGATGAAGTGGCGGCCGCCCTGACGGCGCGGTTTGCGCTTCACTCCGCGGCCGAAGCCCGCGCGCGCGAGTTCGGCGTCAGCGAGCCCTGGCAGGTGCTCGCCCGGCTTCGGCTGCCCTATTACGAGGCGATCCTGGCCGATCCCGAGGTCTTGCGGGCAAGCCGGTGGCCGCACAACATCGCGTTGCTCCACTCCGCCCGCCGGATGGGATGCAAGACGGGGTTGGCCAGCATGTCGTACGGTGACCAGGTTCGGCGCGTGCTGAAGGTGCTGGCCCTGGAGGACGCCTTTGATTTCATCGCCGCCCGGGACGACGTGGTGCACCCAAAGCCGGACCCGGAGATCTATTTCCTCGTCGCCGGACGGTTAGGCGTGCCGCCGGGCGAATGCCTGGTGATCGAAGATTCGCCCGTCGGCGTGCAGGCCGCCGTCTCGGCCGGGATGCCGGTGATCGCGGTGACCACCCCGTTCACCCGCGGGCAGTTCGCGGAGCGGGATGTGTTGGACCGGCGCTGGGTGGTGGACGACCCGGGCACGCTGCCCGATGTGGTGCGTCAGCGGATGGCCGCGCCGCGCGGCGACGGAGGGCGATGA
- a CDS encoding zf-HC2 domain-containing protein, with amino-acid sequence MPPSDELSCQELVEVVTEYLEGTLPVPDRVRFEEHVAICPPCRTYLEQMRHTVRALGRLPRESISEDAQRALLKVFRDWKKSGSP; translated from the coding sequence ATGCCGCCCTCAGACGAACTGTCCTGTCAGGAGCTGGTCGAGGTGGTGACCGAGTACCTGGAGGGGACATTGCCGGTTCCGGACCGCGTGCGCTTCGAGGAGCACGTGGCGATCTGCCCTCCGTGCCGAACCTACTTGGAGCAGATGCGCCACACGGTTCGGGCCCTGGGCCGACTGCCCCGTGAGTCGATCTCGGAAGACGCGCAGCGCGCTCTGCTCAAAGTATTTCGCGATTGGAAGAAGAGCGGGTCACCGTAA
- a CDS encoding sigma-70 family RNA polymerase sigma factor: MRGDVDLPEERELRGPVDPASYADADAVARLRDGDEAAFVSLVDRHAAAMLRVASMHLPRAAAEEVVQDTWLGVLQGIAGFEQRSTLKTWIFSILMNRVRTQAQRERRSVPFSALADAPSDQEPAVEPGRFLGADHPRWPGHWASPPESWGDSPEERLLSAEVRAEIQHAIDRLPPDQREVITLRDVEGWAGEEVSTLLQITPNNERVLLHRARSKVRRALERYFGEG; the protein is encoded by the coding sequence TTGCGGGGAGACGTCGACCTGCCGGAAGAGCGCGAGCTTCGCGGGCCTGTCGACCCGGCGTCCTATGCCGACGCCGACGCGGTGGCGCGGCTCCGGGACGGAGATGAGGCGGCGTTCGTGAGCCTGGTGGACCGCCACGCGGCGGCGATGCTTCGGGTCGCGTCGATGCATCTGCCGCGTGCCGCGGCGGAAGAGGTTGTGCAAGACACCTGGCTCGGGGTGCTTCAAGGCATCGCCGGCTTCGAGCAGCGCAGCACGCTGAAGACGTGGATCTTCAGCATCCTGATGAACCGCGTCCGGACGCAGGCGCAGCGCGAGCGCCGCAGCGTTCCCTTCTCCGCGCTCGCAGACGCACCGTCCGACCAAGAGCCGGCCGTGGAGCCCGGGCGCTTCCTGGGCGCCGATCATCCGCGGTGGCCGGGGCACTGGGCATCGCCGCCGGAGAGTTGGGGCGACTCTCCCGAGGAGCGCCTGCTGTCGGCGGAGGTCCGGGCGGAGATACAGCACGCCATCGACAGGCTGCCGCCGGACCAGCGCGAGGTCATCACGCTGCGCGACGTGGAGGGGTGGGCCGGGGAAGAGGTCTCCACACTGCTTCAGATCACGCCGAACAATGAGCGGGTGCTGCTCCATCGCGCCAGATCGAAGGTGCGCCGGGCACTCGAACGGTACTTCGGAGAGGGGTAG
- a CDS encoding RidA family protein has protein sequence MSTPKRKSTKRTAAGRARPAARTGGRVERALEKMGLRLPAPGAPLANYVGAVVSGKLVFVSGHGPLRDGRVVYGGKLGRDLTTEQGYEAAQFVMLNCLASLRAAIGSLDRVRRVVKLLGMVNGTPEFAEQPQVINGASDLLVKIFGDRGRHARSAVGMGSLPLGIAVEIEMIVEIR, from the coding sequence ATGTCAACTCCAAAAAGGAAGAGCACGAAACGGACCGCGGCGGGACGGGCCCGGCCGGCCGCTCGTACCGGCGGACGGGTGGAGCGGGCGCTCGAAAAAATGGGACTGCGGCTGCCGGCGCCCGGGGCGCCGCTCGCCAACTACGTCGGCGCGGTCGTCTCCGGCAAGCTCGTGTTCGTCTCGGGGCACGGGCCGCTCCGGGACGGCCGGGTGGTGTACGGGGGCAAGCTCGGCCGCGATCTCACGACCGAGCAAGGGTACGAGGCCGCGCAGTTCGTGATGCTCAACTGTCTCGCCTCGCTCCGCGCGGCGATCGGCAGCCTCGACCGCGTGCGCCGCGTGGTCAAGCTGCTCGGCATGGTCAATGGCACGCCGGAGTTCGCCGAGCAGCCGCAGGTCATCAACGGCGCCTCAGACCTGCTGGTGAAGATCTTCGGCGACCGCGGCCGGCACGCGCGCTCGGCGGTCGGCATGGGGTCGCTTCCGCTCGGCATCGCGGTCGAGATCGAGATGATCGTCGAAATCCGCTGA
- a CDS encoding alpha/beta fold hydrolase, translating to MHRRVLFLPGARGDRMFWRPVADLLPAEYERVFLEWPGHGAVPPDPRVSTFDHLVGLVTDRMDRPVDLVAQSMGGAVAIRAALDRPRMVRRMVLSATSGGIDLSLFRTEDWRPSYRREYPAAPDWLLDYRADLSDRIRTIDAPVLLLWGGSDPISPVPVGEYLARLLPRATLIVIPGGTHIFAEERPAEVARYVAAHLAEERL from the coding sequence ATGCATCGCCGGGTCCTCTTCCTTCCAGGCGCACGGGGGGATCGAATGTTCTGGCGTCCGGTCGCCGACCTGTTGCCCGCGGAGTACGAGCGGGTGTTTCTGGAGTGGCCGGGCCACGGAGCCGTCCCACCGGACCCTCGCGTCTCCACGTTTGATCATCTCGTGGGGCTCGTGACGGACCGCATGGACCGCCCCGTCGACCTCGTCGCGCAATCGATGGGGGGAGCGGTGGCGATCCGCGCCGCCCTCGACCGCCCCCGGATGGTGCGGCGCATGGTACTCTCGGCCACGTCCGGCGGCATCGACCTCTCGCTCTTTCGGACCGAAGACTGGCGGCCGTCGTACCGGCGCGAGTACCCGGCGGCGCCGGACTGGCTGCTGGACTACCGCGCCGATCTCAGCGACCGCATCCGGACGATCGATGCGCCGGTGCTTCTGCTGTGGGGGGGCTCCGACCCGATTAGTCCGGTCCCGGTCGGTGAGTACCTCGCCCGCCTGCTGCCCCGGGCCACACTGATCGTGATCCCCGGGGGGACGCACATATTCGCGGAGGAACGCCCCGCGGAGGTCGCGCGGTATGTCGCAGCGCACCTCGCGGAGGAGAGGCTCTGA
- a CDS encoding SDR family oxidoreductase, protein MDGSRLEGKVAVVTGGGRGIGRGIAERLARAGADLVVAGRDRSALDGAGRAIEALDRRCATIEADVRDPEAGRRIADRALAAYGRLDILINNAGINHRTPALDVTAAEWDEVMAINLKAVFFCSQAAARVMLGGGGGAIVNLASTMSLVALPNRATYCASKGGVASLTKQLAIEWATRGIRVNAVAPTFVETDMTSEVLRHPESRSQVLGRIPLGRVLEIDEVARAVHFLASPAASGITGVVLPVDGGYLAQ, encoded by the coding sequence ATGGACGGGAGCCGTCTTGAGGGGAAGGTCGCGGTCGTCACCGGCGGGGGGCGCGGGATCGGCCGCGGCATCGCGGAACGGCTCGCGCGCGCCGGCGCCGATCTCGTCGTCGCAGGCCGCGATCGCAGCGCGCTGGACGGCGCAGGCCGCGCGATCGAAGCGCTCGACCGGCGCTGCGCGACGATTGAGGCCGACGTCCGGGACCCCGAGGCGGGCCGGCGGATCGCCGACCGCGCCCTCGCCGCGTACGGACGGCTCGACATCCTGATCAACAACGCCGGCATCAATCACCGGACCCCGGCCCTCGACGTAACCGCGGCGGAGTGGGACGAAGTCATGGCCATCAACCTGAAGGCGGTCTTCTTTTGCAGCCAGGCCGCGGCCCGGGTCATGCTGGGAGGGGGCGGCGGAGCGATCGTCAATCTTGCCTCGACGATGAGCCTCGTGGCGCTGCCGAACCGCGCGACCTATTGCGCCAGCAAAGGCGGGGTGGCGTCGCTGACCAAGCAGCTGGCGATCGAGTGGGCGACGCGGGGCATCCGGGTGAACGCCGTCGCGCCGACGTTCGTGGAGACGGACATGACCTCGGAGGTGCTGCGCCACCCCGAGTCGCGGAGCCAGGTGCTCGGCCGCATTCCGCTCGGCCGGGTCCTCGAGATCGACGAGGTGGCGCGCGCGGTCCACTTCCTGGCCTCGCCGGCCGCCTCGGGGATCACCGGCGTGGTCCTGCCGGTGGACGGCGGATATCTTGCCCAGTAG
- a CDS encoding ABC transporter permease encodes MATARDRDLGITPHTALGAAGPARPRHATVWRRLGRSWQVRIGGAIVAVLLLTAATAPFLAVADPTQPNILARFSGPSPAHPFGTDHLGRDIFSQVVYGSRISLSIGLISVGIAATFGIALGLLAGFYRRLDNPIMRLIDVLLAFPGLLLAIAIVGALGPSLQNAMIAVGIATIPGFVRIVRSAVLRVGANEYVEAARAVGVGDARILIRYVLPNVSSEIIVTATLGMASAILFAAALSFLGLGAQPPTPEWGAMVLAARSYLDIAPHQVFFPIAAIFVTILGFNFLGDGLRDALDPRLYR; translated from the coding sequence ATGGCCACGGCCCGTGACCGGGATCTCGGCATCACTCCGCACACCGCCCTCGGCGCCGCGGGCCCAGCGCGGCCGCGCCACGCGACCGTCTGGCGGCGCCTCGGCCGGTCGTGGCAGGTGCGCATCGGCGGGGCGATCGTCGCCGTGCTGCTGCTGACCGCGGCCACGGCGCCCTTTCTCGCGGTCGCGGATCCCACCCAGCCGAACATCCTCGCACGGTTCTCCGGCCCGTCGCCCGCGCATCCGTTCGGCACCGACCACCTCGGCCGCGACATCTTCAGCCAGGTCGTCTACGGCAGCCGCATCTCGCTCAGCATCGGGCTCATCTCCGTCGGCATCGCGGCGACGTTCGGCATCGCGCTGGGTCTGCTGGCCGGATTCTACCGGCGGCTCGACAATCCGATCATGCGCCTGATCGACGTGCTCCTCGCGTTTCCGGGACTGCTGCTCGCGATCGCGATCGTCGGCGCGCTCGGCCCCAGCCTCCAGAACGCGATGATCGCGGTCGGGATCGCGACGATCCCGGGGTTCGTCCGCATCGTGCGGAGCGCCGTGCTGCGCGTGGGCGCGAACGAGTACGTCGAAGCCGCCCGCGCCGTCGGCGTGGGCGACGCCCGGATCCTCATCCGCTATGTGCTGCCGAACGTCTCGTCGGAGATCATCGTCACCGCAACGCTGGGCATGGCCTCCGCCATCCTCTTTGCCGCCGCGCTGTCGTTTCTGGGATTGGGCGCCCAGCCGCCGACGCCCGAGTGGGGGGCGATGGTGCTCGCGGCGCGAAGTTACCTGGACATCGCGCCGCACCAGGTGTTCTTCCCGATCGCGGCGATCTTCGTCACGATCCTGGGGTTCAATTTTCTCGGCGACGGCCTGCGCGACGCGCTGGACCCACGACTCTACCGGTAA
- a CDS encoding ABC transporter permease, whose product MASYIAGRLVQAVPVLFGVSVLVFLILHLTPGNPALVVAGPDAPPSVVRDIERSLGLDQPLYVQYARYAGRLVRGDFGRSIRSREPVLGRLLDTFPVTLALAAVGVAWTTLVGVPTGILAAYRRNSLLDLSTIFVVLAGNAMPVFAVGLILLWVFAIQLRWFPLTGYESLWTADGWRHIALPAITVSSGVIPLLTRLTRSSMLEVLHQDYVRSARAKGVRETAVIVRHGFRNALLPVITIIGLQFGGLLTGAFITETIFSLPGMGRLVVQAILGRDFPIVQGGVLLFAVTFVLTNILVDVGYAAADPRIRYG is encoded by the coding sequence ATGGCATCGTACATCGCGGGCCGCCTCGTTCAGGCGGTACCGGTGCTGTTCGGCGTGTCGGTGCTGGTATTTCTCATCTTGCACCTGACGCCCGGCAACCCGGCGCTCGTCGTCGCCGGCCCCGACGCGCCTCCGTCGGTGGTGCGCGACATCGAGCGCTCGCTCGGCCTCGACCAGCCGTTGTATGTCCAGTACGCGCGGTACGCCGGCCGGCTGGTCCGCGGCGATTTCGGCCGGTCGATCCGGTCCCGGGAGCCGGTGTTGGGGCGGCTCCTCGACACGTTCCCCGTCACGCTCGCGCTCGCGGCGGTCGGCGTCGCCTGGACCACCCTCGTCGGCGTGCCGACGGGCATCCTGGCCGCCTACCGGCGCAATTCCCTGCTCGATCTCTCCACGATCTTCGTCGTGCTGGCCGGCAACGCGATGCCGGTGTTTGCCGTCGGACTCATCCTCCTGTGGGTGTTTGCGATCCAGCTTCGCTGGTTCCCGCTCACCGGCTACGAGTCGCTCTGGACGGCCGACGGGTGGCGGCACATCGCGCTCCCGGCGATTACGGTCAGCAGCGGCGTCATCCCGCTGCTCACGCGTCTGACGCGGTCGTCGATGCTCGAGGTCCTGCACCAGGACTACGTCCGGAGCGCGCGCGCCAAGGGCGTGCGGGAAACCGCGGTCATCGTCCGCCACGGCTTCCGCAACGCCCTGCTCCCCGTGATCACGATCATCGGGCTGCAGTTCGGCGGGCTGCTGACCGGCGCGTTCATCACCGAGACCATCTTTTCGCTGCCGGGCATGGGCCGGCTCGTCGTGCAGGCGATCCTCGGCCGCGATTTTCCGATCGTCCAGGGCGGGGTGCTGCTCTTCGCCGTCACCTTCGTGCTCACCAACATCCTCGTCGACGTCGGCTACGCCGCGGCGGACCCCCGAATCCGGTACGGCTGA
- a CDS encoding ABC transporter substrate-binding protein yields MRPIGRRLVSGCVALAVLAMPVLALGAPGAGPTFTFARGQESETLDPERTTATSSAEVDYVLYDTLTSLDYDNTVKPGLAEKWAISPDGKIYTFTLRRGVRFASGKPLTSADVKFTLDRWRTLRGSPTAFNISPVDSVDAPNPQTVVLHLKEPLSILLINLAGYAASILNADAVTKAGDDYGTGAGKVDGTGPFVLREWVRNDRLVVIRNPSYAWGPPIYRNQGPAHLGTIVFKVITEDTPRLAAVQVGDAQFDPNVPGQEVDRLTREGKLQVIRYSDLNTAFIGFKLGHKPLDDPKVREAINYGINKQELIAGAYYGLADEAFGPLAPGTPGWWSGVKNIGYHYNPSTAKRLLDEDGWKQPRSGATRQKNGQPLSLLFLWTPGGSFDSVVPLVQAELAGVGVNVRTQQLEWTAFLAALRAGQHDMFLINVRYTTPDVLYFYFHSKQRPAPNRFDWADPETDRLLEASRSSTSEAERMAAYQKLQQIIVGDAIWVPLVHEKRVVVASKRLLVPKMHANTLYKMLDLELK; encoded by the coding sequence ATGCGTCCGATCGGCCGCCGGCTCGTCTCCGGATGCGTCGCGCTCGCCGTGCTCGCGATGCCCGTGCTCGCACTCGGCGCACCCGGCGCCGGGCCAACGTTCACCTTCGCGCGGGGGCAAGAAAGCGAAACGCTCGACCCCGAACGGACCACCGCGACCTCGTCCGCCGAAGTCGATTACGTCCTGTACGACACCCTGACCTCGCTGGATTACGACAACACCGTCAAGCCCGGGCTGGCCGAAAAATGGGCGATCTCGCCGGACGGGAAGATCTACACGTTTACGCTGCGGCGGGGCGTGCGCTTCGCCTCCGGCAAACCGCTCACGTCCGCCGACGTGAAATTCACGCTCGACCGCTGGCGGACGCTCAGGGGCTCGCCCACGGCCTTCAACATCTCGCCGGTCGACAGCGTGGACGCCCCGAACCCGCAAACGGTCGTCCTCCACCTCAAGGAACCCTTGTCGATCCTCCTGATCAACCTGGCCGGATACGCGGCGAGCATCTTGAACGCCGACGCCGTCACCAAGGCAGGCGACGACTACGGCACCGGCGCCGGCAAGGTCGACGGCACCGGGCCGTTCGTCCTGCGGGAGTGGGTGCGGAACGACCGGCTGGTTGTCATCCGCAACCCCAGCTACGCGTGGGGCCCGCCGATCTACAGGAACCAGGGGCCCGCCCATCTCGGCACCATCGTCTTCAAGGTCATTACCGAGGACACGCCGCGCCTCGCCGCCGTCCAGGTCGGCGACGCCCAGTTCGATCCCAACGTGCCCGGCCAGGAGGTGGACCGGCTCACGCGCGAGGGCAAGCTACAGGTGATCCGGTACAGCGACCTCAACACCGCGTTCATCGGTTTCAAGCTGGGGCACAAGCCGCTCGACGATCCGAAGGTCCGCGAGGCGATCAACTACGGGATCAACAAGCAGGAACTGATCGCCGGCGCCTACTACGGCCTGGCCGACGAGGCGTTCGGTCCGCTGGCCCCGGGCACGCCGGGATGGTGGAGCGGGGTCAAGAATATCGGGTATCACTACAACCCGAGCACGGCGAAGCGGCTGCTCGACGAGGACGGTTGGAAGCAGCCCCGCTCAGGGGCGACGCGGCAAAAGAACGGCCAGCCGCTCTCGCTGCTCTTCCTCTGGACGCCGGGAGGCAGTTTCGACAGTGTCGTGCCCCTGGTCCAGGCGGAGCTGGCCGGCGTCGGCGTCAACGTCCGGACGCAGCAACTGGAGTGGACCGCGTTCCTGGCGGCGCTGCGCGCCGGGCAGCACGACATGTTCCTCATCAACGTGCGGTACACGACGCCCGACGTGCTGTACTTCTACTTTCACAGCAAACAGCGGCCGGCGCCGAATCGGTTCGATTGGGCCGATCCCGAGACCGACCGCCTCCTCGAGGCGAGCCGGTCGAGCACCAGTGAAGCCGAGCGGATGGCGGCCTACCAGAAGCTGCAGCAGATCATCGTGGGCGACGCGATCTGGGTGCCCCTTGTGCACGAGAAGCGGGTCGTCGTCGCCTCCAAGCGGCTGCTCGTCCCGAAGATGCACGCCAACACACTGTACAAGATGCTGGATCTCGAGCTGAAATAG
- a CDS encoding copper amine oxidase N-terminal domain-containing protein — MRNRRYVSAGALLALAVIFAVGAPGGAQTPAPYVHVLVDGQPVAFDVPPQIDNGRVLVPLRGVFERLGATVAWDDRTQTVLAQRGATGVSLVIGNTQAMVNGRPEIIDVPPLVVAGRTMVPLRFISQALGATVNWDAASTTVTVISGSGALPPSRTYAPGPAVQHVVGTLVAVRLPVDPGSPGLIVVSHNGVISRYVVTGSTVITRTNTANGGGGSVALGALRPGDTVDLLISPNNTAQRIRATYSQ, encoded by the coding sequence ATGCGCAACAGACGCTACGTTTCCGCCGGCGCCCTGCTCGCACTGGCCGTGATCTTCGCGGTCGGCGCGCCGGGCGGCGCCCAAACTCCGGCGCCCTACGTGCACGTGCTCGTAGACGGCCAGCCGGTCGCGTTCGACGTCCCTCCGCAGATCGACAACGGCCGCGTGCTCGTGCCGCTGCGCGGCGTGTTCGAGCGCCTCGGTGCCACCGTGGCCTGGGACGACCGGACGCAGACCGTGCTCGCGCAGCGCGGGGCCACCGGGGTCTCTCTCGTGATCGGCAATACCCAGGCGATGGTGAACGGACGGCCGGAGATCATCGACGTGCCGCCGCTTGTCGTGGCGGGCCGCACGATGGTCCCGCTCCGGTTCATCAGCCAGGCGCTCGGCGCGACCGTGAACTGGGACGCGGCTTCGACCACCGTGACCGTCATCAGCGGGAGCGGCGCGCTGCCGCCGTCTCGGACGTACGCGCCGGGGCCCGCCGTGCAGCACGTCGTCGGGACGCTCGTCGCCGTGCGTCTCCCCGTGGATCCCGGGTCGCCGGGCCTGATCGTCGTGAGCCACAACGGCGTGATCTCGCGGTACGTCGTGACCGGGTCCACGGTCATCACCCGGACTAACACGGCGAACGGCGGCGGCGGATCGGTCGCGCTCGGCGCGCTTCGGCCGGGCGACACCGTCGATCTGCTGATCAGCCCGAACAACACGGCGCAGAGGATCCGCGCGACCTACTCGCAATAG
- a CDS encoding thioesterase family protein gives MRDGLIPGTAAEVELTVTDAMTVRFDELGATHPVYATWMMIKHMEEAGRKAILPFLDEDEDAVGYAIDVVHLAPTPAGARVRARAVLDRVDGRRIHCRVEAHNEREKIGEGRTVQVVLSRRRLDARFRDIGAIR, from the coding sequence ATGCGCGACGGCTTGATCCCGGGTACCGCGGCCGAAGTCGAACTGACCGTGACCGACGCGATGACCGTGCGCTTCGACGAGCTCGGGGCGACCCACCCGGTGTACGCTACGTGGATGATGATCAAGCACATGGAAGAAGCGGGGCGCAAGGCCATCCTGCCGTTTCTTGACGAGGACGAGGACGCGGTGGGCTACGCGATCGACGTCGTCCATCTGGCCCCCACCCCGGCCGGCGCCCGGGTGCGGGCCCGCGCGGTCCTCGACCGCGTCGACGGACGGCGCATCCACTGCCGCGTGGAAGCGCACAACGAGCGGGAGAAGATCGGCGAGGGTCGCACGGTGCAGGTCGTGCTGTCGCGCCGGCGCCTCGACGCCAGGTTCCGGGACATCGGTGCGATCCGGTAA